One region of Juglans microcarpa x Juglans regia isolate MS1-56 chromosome 7S, Jm3101_v1.0, whole genome shotgun sequence genomic DNA includes:
- the LOC121241149 gene encoding secoisolariciresinol dehydrogenase-like, whose amino-acid sequence MNSTASSLLASIAKRLAGKVALITGGASGIGESSARLFAQHGAKVIIADVQDELGLSVCVDKSTDGAISYVHCDVTNESDVKNAVDIAVSRHGKLDIMFNNAGYSDPAMSDISALNQEEYKKVFGVNVLGSLLGAKHAAKVMIPEKKGTILFTSSSASVTHGPTSHLYTASKHALVGLTKNLCVELGQYGIRVNCISPFGVATPMVLKRPGIDKKKLEEIVCEAANLKGVVLEAGDVAEAALFLASEESKYISGLNLVVDGGYSTTNIAFTERIQKFFST is encoded by the exons ATGAACAGCACAGCTTCCAGCTTGCTAGCATCCATTGCTAAGAG ATTAGCAGGCAAGGTTGCGTTGATAACCGGAGGTGCGAGTGGAATTGGTGAGAGCAGTGCAAGGCTATTCGCTCAACATGGTGCTAAGGTTATCATTGCTGACGTCCAAGACGAGCTTGGTCTCTCTGTCTGCGTCGATAAAAGCACCGATGGTGCCATTTCCTATGTTCATTGCGATGTCACTAACGAGTCTGATGTCAAGAATGCTGTCGACATTGCAGTCTCGAGGCATGGGAAACTCGACATAATGTTCAACAACGCAGGCTATTCTGACCCAGCAATGTCAGATATCTCTGCCCTTAATCAGGAAGAGTACAAGAAAGTCTTTGGCGTGAATGTCTTGGGGTCACTTTTGGGGGCAAAACATGCCGCCAAAGTAATGATCCCTGAGAAAAAGGGAACCATTTTGTTCACTTCAAGCTCTGCATCAGTGACACACGGGCCAACTTCACACCTATACACGGCGTCCAAGCATGCCTTAGTGGGACTAACCAAGAATTTGTGCGTTGAATTGGGACAGTACGGAATCAGAGTCAATTGCATATCACCGTTTGGTGTGGCCACCCCTATGGTGCTCAAAAGGCCAGGAATAGACAAGAAAAAACTAGAAGAAATTGTATGCGAAGCTGCAAATTTGAAAGGGGTGGTTTTGGAAGCTGGAGATGTAGCAGAGGCAGCATTATTCTTGGCGAGTGAGGAGTCCAAGTACATTAGTGGGCTCAACCTAGTCGTGGATGGTGGGTATAGCACCACTAATATAGCTTTTACAGAGAGGATACAAAAGTTCTTCAGTACCTAA